The following are from one region of the Sphingomonas oryzagri genome:
- the gph gene encoding phosphoglycolate phosphatase (PGP is an essential enzyme in the glycolate salvage pathway in higher organisms (photorespiration in plants). Phosphoglycolate results from the oxidase activity of RubisCO in the Calvin cycle when concentrations of carbon dioxide are low relative to oxygen. This enzyme is a member of the Haloacid Dehalogenase (HAD) superfamily of aspartate-nucleophile hydrolase enzymes (PF00702).) has protein sequence MATHRFRTVVFDLDGTLADTAPDLTAALNHAMTEMGRDPIPAEDVRHMVGHGARALLRKGLAATGEVSEELVEQGFPLFIAYYEAHIADHSKPFEGVEETLAALEADGVTIAICTNKLEGLTHQFLKAMGWESRFAAVVGGDTLEVRKPDPAPLFAAIERSGGEGPAAFIGDSITDTDTAKAAGIPCVALSFGFHDRPPEELGADRLIDHWNELIPALATL, from the coding sequence ATGGCCACGCATCGCTTCCGCACCGTCGTCTTCGATCTCGACGGCACCCTCGCTGATACCGCGCCGGACCTCACCGCTGCGCTCAACCACGCGATGACGGAGATGGGGCGCGATCCCATCCCGGCGGAAGATGTGCGCCACATGGTCGGCCACGGCGCGCGCGCGCTGCTGCGCAAGGGGCTGGCAGCGACCGGCGAAGTGTCCGAAGAACTCGTCGAGCAGGGCTTCCCGCTGTTCATCGCCTATTACGAGGCGCACATCGCCGATCACTCGAAGCCCTTCGAGGGCGTCGAGGAGACGCTGGCGGCGCTGGAGGCGGACGGCGTGACGATCGCGATCTGCACCAACAAGCTCGAAGGGCTGACCCACCAATTCCTGAAGGCGATGGGCTGGGAAAGCCGCTTCGCCGCCGTGGTGGGCGGCGACACCCTGGAGGTGCGCAAGCCCGATCCCGCCCCGCTCTTCGCCGCGATCGAGCGATCGGGCGGCGAAGGCCCGGCCGCGTTCATCGGCGATTCGATCACCGATACGGATACGGCGAAGGCGGCGGGCATCCCCTGCGTGGCGCTCAGCTTCGGTTTCCACGATCGGCCGCCCGAGGAACTGGGCGCCGACCGGCTGATCGATCACTGGAACGAGCTGATCCCGGCGCTGGCGACGCTCTAG
- the glmU gene encoding bifunctional UDP-N-acetylglucosamine diphosphorylase/glucosamine-1-phosphate N-acetyltransferase GlmU, with protein sequence MTELTAPAPFAAIVLAAGKGTRMKSDTHKVLHPIAGRPMLSHLLASVETLGPVAEVIVVGHGREQIEKAVEARGARVATQEPQLGTGHAVQQAEDALEGFEGDILILYGDVPMVPAETMARMLERLHADDAPAVVVLGFRPPVPGAYGRVIADENGAIAKMVEAKDASPEEYAVTLCNSGLMAVRAADLWPLLARVGNDNAAGEYYLVDIVNLAQADGRKSAVIETEAWEVAGVNSRAELAGVEAEWQQRRRVQAMADGVTLIAPETVWFAYDTVVGRDVTIEQNVVFAPGVKVADGAVIRAFSHLEKAEIGAGALIGPYARLRPGARIGAKAHIGNFVEVKNVTVGEGAKANHLAYLGDGEVGAGANIGAGTIFCNYDGFLKYRTIVGEGAFVGSNSALVAPVTIGKGAIVAAGSVVTRDVAPDALALVRPVQEEKPGWATRFRARMSERKKAGV encoded by the coding sequence ATGACCGAGCTTACCGCCCCCGCACCGTTCGCCGCTATCGTCCTCGCCGCCGGCAAGGGCACCCGCATGAAGTCCGACACGCACAAGGTGCTGCACCCGATCGCGGGGCGCCCGATGCTGTCGCACCTGCTGGCGAGCGTCGAGACGCTGGGGCCGGTCGCCGAGGTGATCGTGGTCGGCCACGGGCGCGAGCAGATCGAGAAGGCGGTCGAGGCGCGCGGCGCCCGCGTCGCGACGCAGGAGCCGCAACTCGGCACCGGCCACGCCGTCCAGCAGGCCGAGGACGCGCTCGAGGGGTTCGAGGGCGACATCCTCATCCTCTACGGCGACGTGCCGATGGTGCCGGCCGAGACGATGGCGCGGATGCTGGAGCGACTGCACGCCGACGATGCGCCGGCGGTGGTGGTGCTGGGTTTCCGCCCGCCCGTGCCGGGCGCCTATGGCCGGGTGATCGCCGACGAGAACGGTGCCATCGCCAAGATGGTCGAGGCCAAGGATGCCTCGCCTGAGGAATATGCGGTGACGCTCTGCAACTCCGGCCTGATGGCGGTGCGCGCCGCCGATCTCTGGCCGCTGCTGGCGCGGGTCGGCAACGATAACGCGGCGGGCGAATATTATCTCGTCGACATCGTCAATCTGGCGCAGGCGGATGGCCGCAAGTCGGCAGTGATCGAGACCGAGGCGTGGGAGGTGGCGGGCGTCAACAGCCGCGCCGAGCTGGCCGGGGTCGAGGCCGAATGGCAGCAGCGCCGCCGGGTGCAGGCGATGGCGGACGGCGTGACACTGATCGCACCGGAAACCGTCTGGTTCGCCTACGACACGGTGGTCGGCCGCGACGTGACCATTGAGCAGAACGTCGTCTTCGCGCCGGGCGTGAAGGTGGCGGACGGCGCCGTGATCCGTGCTTTCAGCCATCTGGAGAAGGCCGAGATCGGCGCCGGCGCGCTGATCGGCCCCTATGCCCGCCTCCGGCCCGGCGCGCGGATCGGTGCGAAGGCGCATATCGGCAATTTCGTCGAGGTGAAGAACGTGACCGTCGGCGAGGGCGCCAAGGCCAATCACCTCGCCTATCTGGGCGATGGCGAGGTCGGCGCGGGGGCGAATATCGGCGCCGGCACGATCTTCTGCAATTATGACGGCTTCCTCAAATACCGGACGATCGTCGGCGAGGGCGCCTTCGTCGGATCGAACAGCGCGCTGGTCGCGCCGGTGACGATCGGCAAGGGCGCGATTGTCGCGGCCGGCTCGGTCGTGACCAGGGATGTGGCACCCGACGCGCTCGCTCTCGTCCGCCCCGTGCAGGAGGAGAAGCCCGGCTGGGCCACCCGTTTCCGGGCGCGCATGAGCGAGCGCAAGAAGGCGGGTGTCTGA
- a CDS encoding bestrophin family protein, whose protein sequence is MIVSRTPRIRQTLFRAWRVLAALFLWDVAVTVFYFLSPFEAPALPLALFGTVMALFLGFRDNSAYQRWWEGRVLWGAMINASRSLTRGVLAFLPDDDPSAFTLKHIIVRRQIAFVQVLRCQLRRQNPAAEAVRVLGEAAAALVLDRANVANAIHDGTSKLIAEARREGMIDSIQQTQLESVMVDISNAQGGMERLKNTPLPAQYRSYPAFFTRLFCVLLPIGLVEALGMATPIGSSLVGLAFLVALQIGDDLVDPFADSVHDVPLTAMTRTIEIDLLQSLGKEAPKPVTPANGVLW, encoded by the coding sequence ATGATCGTCAGCCGCACCCCGCGTATCCGCCAGACCCTCTTTCGGGCGTGGCGGGTGCTGGCCGCGCTGTTCCTGTGGGACGTCGCGGTCACCGTCTTCTACTTCCTCTCGCCGTTCGAGGCGCCGGCGCTGCCGCTCGCTCTGTTCGGCACGGTGATGGCGCTGTTCCTCGGCTTCCGCGACAATTCCGCCTATCAGCGCTGGTGGGAGGGACGCGTGCTGTGGGGGGCGATGATCAACGCCTCGCGCAGCCTGACGCGCGGGGTTCTCGCCTTCCTGCCGGACGACGATCCGTCCGCCTTTACGCTCAAACACATCATCGTGCGCCGCCAGATCGCCTTCGTGCAGGTGCTGCGCTGCCAGCTGCGCCGCCAGAATCCGGCGGCCGAGGCGGTACGCGTGCTGGGCGAGGCCGCCGCGGCGTTGGTGCTCGATCGCGCCAACGTCGCCAACGCGATCCACGACGGCACCAGCAAGCTGATCGCGGAAGCCAGGCGCGAGGGGATGATCGACAGCATCCAGCAGACCCAGCTGGAAAGCGTGATGGTCGACATCTCCAATGCGCAGGGTGGCATGGAGCGGCTGAAGAACACGCCGCTGCCCGCGCAGTATCGCAGCTATCCCGCCTTCTTCACGCGATTGTTCTGCGTGTTGCTGCCGATCGGGCTGGTCGAGGCGCTGGGGATGGCGACGCCGATCGGGTCGTCGCTGGTCGGTCTCGCCTTCCTGGTCGCGCTGCAGATCGGCGACGATCTGGTCGATCCCTTCGCCGACTCGGTCCACGACGTGCCGCTCACCGCGATGACGCGCACGATCGAGATCGACCTGCTGCAGTCGCTCGGCAAGGAAGCGCCGAAGCCCGTAACGCCGGCCAACGGCGTGCTGTGGTAG
- the glmS gene encoding glutamine--fructose-6-phosphate transaminase (isomerizing): MCGIIGILGTEAVAPRLLAGLRRLEYRGYDSAGIATDHDGVIDRRRAAGKLDNLARVLDEQPLPGTTGIAHTRWATHGAPTEDNAHPHATEEVAVVHNGIIENFKSLRDELIGRGRVFKSQTDTEVVCHLVSEQVENGLDPVEAVRVTLKRLHGAFALAILFRSNPDLLIGARLGSPLVVGFGETESYLGSDALALAPLTQRICYLEEGDWCVLTRDGTVVYDRDDKEVTRPIVISGANDVTISKGNHRHFMLKEIYEQPIVVAQTLRSYLRRLDGELAMPAQDFDLASVKRVTIVACGTSYYAGCVAKYWFEQFARVPVDIDVASEFRYREPVMEEGGLALFISQSGETADTLAALRHARASGQKIAVVVNVPTSTMAREADLLLPTHAGPEIGVASTKAFTCQLAVLAAFAANLARAKGRLSRDEEKALVRHLSETPAALNGALAYDEAIEQVAQGIAKARDVLYLGRGPDYPLALEGALKLKEISYIHAEGYAAGEMKHGPIALIDENVPVIVLAPSGPLFEKTVSNMQEVQARGGQVVLISDYDGIQQAGEGCIATITMPKVHPLIAPLVYAIPVQLLAYHVAVAKGTDVDQPRNLAKSVTVE; encoded by the coding sequence ATGTGCGGAATCATCGGAATTCTGGGAACTGAAGCGGTGGCGCCGCGGCTTCTGGCGGGCCTGCGCCGGCTCGAATATCGCGGCTATGACTCGGCCGGCATCGCCACCGATCATGACGGCGTGATCGATCGCCGCCGCGCCGCCGGCAAGCTCGACAATCTGGCAAGGGTGCTCGACGAGCAGCCGCTGCCCGGCACCACCGGCATCGCCCACACACGCTGGGCGACCCACGGCGCGCCGACCGAGGACAACGCCCATCCGCACGCCACCGAGGAGGTGGCGGTCGTCCACAACGGCATCATCGAGAACTTCAAGAGCCTGCGCGACGAACTGATCGGGCGCGGCCGGGTGTTCAAGTCGCAGACCGATACCGAGGTGGTCTGCCATCTCGTCTCCGAGCAGGTGGAGAACGGGCTCGATCCGGTCGAGGCGGTGCGGGTCACCCTGAAGCGCCTGCATGGCGCGTTTGCGCTCGCCATCCTGTTCCGCTCCAACCCCGATCTGCTGATCGGCGCGCGGCTGGGATCGCCCCTGGTCGTCGGTTTCGGCGAGACCGAGAGCTATCTGGGGTCGGACGCGCTGGCGCTGGCGCCGCTCACCCAGCGCATCTGTTATCTGGAGGAGGGCGACTGGTGCGTCCTCACCCGCGACGGCACCGTCGTCTACGATCGCGACGACAAGGAGGTGACGCGCCCCATCGTGATCTCGGGTGCCAACGACGTCACCATCTCCAAGGGCAATCATCGTCACTTCATGCTCAAGGAGATTTACGAGCAGCCGATCGTGGTGGCGCAGACGCTGCGCTCCTACCTCCGGCGGCTCGACGGCGAGCTGGCGATGCCGGCGCAGGATTTCGATCTCGCCTCGGTGAAGCGCGTCACCATCGTGGCCTGCGGCACCTCTTATTACGCCGGCTGCGTCGCCAAATACTGGTTCGAGCAGTTCGCCCGCGTGCCCGTCGACATCGATGTGGCGAGCGAGTTCCGCTATCGCGAACCGGTGATGGAGGAGGGCGGCCTCGCGCTCTTCATCTCGCAGTCGGGCGAGACGGCGGACACGCTGGCCGCGCTGCGCCATGCCCGCGCCTCGGGACAAAAGATCGCGGTGGTGGTCAACGTGCCGACCTCGACGATGGCGCGCGAGGCCGACCTGCTGCTGCCGACCCACGCCGGGCCGGAGATCGGCGTCGCCTCGACCAAGGCCTTCACCTGCCAGCTGGCGGTGCTGGCGGCCTTTGCGGCCAATCTGGCGCGCGCCAAGGGCCGCCTCAGCCGCGACGAGGAGAAGGCGCTGGTCCGCCACCTCTCCGAAACGCCGGCCGCGCTCAACGGCGCGCTCGCTTATGACGAGGCGATCGAACAGGTCGCGCAGGGCATCGCCAAGGCGCGCGACGTGCTCTACCTCGGGCGCGGGCCGGATTATCCGCTGGCGCTGGAAGGCGCGCTGAAGCTCAAGGAAATCAGCTACATCCATGCGGAGGGCTACGCCGCCGGCGAGATGAAGCACGGCCCGATCGCGCTGATCGACGAGAATGTGCCGGTGATCGTTCTCGCGCCCTCCGGCCCGCTGTTCGAGAAGACCGTCTCCAACATGCAGGAGGTGCAGGCGCGCGGCGGGCAGGTGGTGCTGATCTCCGACTATGACGGCATCCAGCAGGCCGGCGAGGGCTGCATCGCCACGATCACCATGCCCAAGGTCCATCCGCTGATCGCGCCGCTCGTCTACGCGATCCCGGTACAGCTGCTGGCCTATCACGTCGCAGTGGCCAAGGGCACCGACGTCGACCAGCCGCGCAACCTCGCGAAGAGCGTGACGGTCGAATAG
- a CDS encoding winged helix-turn-helix transcriptional regulator, with the protein MSSLPFDDATIRRARRIAENTPPAECDPRVEALVNDLIGRVADKWTMIILEALTEHEELRFTQLGRQVPGISQKMLTQTLRQMERDGMVTRTVHPVIPPRVDYRLTDLGQSLGAAFCGVWIWAEDNLTRVEAARAAFDNR; encoded by the coding sequence ATGTCGAGCCTGCCCTTCGACGATGCGACCATCCGCCGCGCCCGCCGCATCGCGGAGAACACCCCGCCGGCCGAATGCGATCCGCGCGTCGAGGCGCTGGTCAACGACCTGATCGGCCGCGTCGCCGACAAATGGACGATGATCATCCTTGAAGCGCTCACCGAGCATGAGGAGTTGCGTTTCACCCAGCTTGGCCGCCAGGTGCCGGGCATCAGCCAGAAGATGCTGACCCAGACGCTGCGCCAGATGGAGCGCGACGGCATGGTGACGCGCACCGTCCATCCGGTGATCCCGCCGCGCGTCGATTATCGGCTGACGGATCTCGGCCAGAGCCTCGGCGCGGCCTTCTGCGGCGTGTGGATCTGGGCGGAGGACAATCTCACGCGGGTCGAAGCGGCAAGGGCTGCGTTCGACAACCGGTAG
- a CDS encoding SDR family oxidoreductase codes for MKSQGNTILITGGGSGIGEALAHRFHDAGNTVIVAGRRQDALDKAIAGRANMHALTLDVESAEGVADFAKRLLAAHPALNVVVNNAGIMRFEDVTKSRDLTDADAMITTNLLGPIRIVDALIDHLVAQEDAAIVNVTSGLAFVPLIATPTYNATKAAIHSYTVAMREALKGKVEVTELAPPAVQTGLTPGQESRPGYQPLDEFTDEVMALFAQVPTPKEILVERVGFLRFAEAQGRFDETVVQLNDFATRAREG; via the coding sequence ATGAAGAGTCAAGGCAACACGATCCTCATCACCGGCGGCGGATCGGGTATCGGCGAGGCGCTGGCGCACCGTTTCCATGATGCCGGCAACACCGTGATCGTCGCCGGGCGTCGGCAGGACGCGCTCGACAAGGCGATCGCGGGGCGCGCCAACATGCACGCGCTGACGCTGGACGTCGAAAGCGCGGAGGGCGTGGCGGATTTCGCGAAGCGGCTACTGGCGGCGCATCCCGCGCTCAACGTGGTGGTGAACAACGCCGGGATCATGCGCTTCGAGGATGTCACGAAGTCGCGCGACCTCACAGATGCCGATGCGATGATCACCACCAATCTGCTCGGCCCGATCCGCATCGTCGATGCGCTGATCGATCATCTGGTGGCGCAGGAGGATGCCGCGATCGTGAACGTCACGTCGGGCCTGGCCTTCGTGCCGCTGATCGCGACGCCGACCTACAATGCCACAAAGGCGGCGATCCATTCCTACACCGTCGCGATGCGCGAGGCGCTGAAGGGCAAGGTCGAGGTGACCGAGCTGGCTCCGCCCGCAGTGCAGACCGGCCTCACGCCGGGGCAGGAATCGCGGCCGGGCTACCAGCCGCTCGATGAGTTCACCGACGAGGTGATGGCGCTGTTCGCCCAGGTGCCGACGCCGAAGGAGATCCTGGTCGAGCGCGTCGGCTTCCTCCGCTTCGCCGAGGCACAGGGCCGGTTCGACGAGACGGTGGTACAGCTGAACGACTTCGCGACGCGGGCGCGCGAAGGGTGA
- a CDS encoding organic hydroperoxide resistance protein has protein sequence MTILYRAEAISTGGRTGVSKSSDGRLSITLDTPKELGGNGGEGTNPEQLFAAGYSACFIGALKFVAGQKKLKVDDTTTVTATVGIGPREDGKGFGLEIALSVSIPTLDRATAEALVAEADVVCPYSHLAHNGAKVALSVA, from the coding sequence ATGACCATCCTGTATCGCGCCGAAGCCATCTCCACCGGCGGTCGCACCGGCGTTTCCAAATCTTCCGACGGTCGCCTGTCGATCACGCTCGACACCCCCAAGGAGCTGGGCGGCAATGGCGGCGAAGGCACCAATCCGGAACAGCTCTTCGCGGCCGGCTATTCGGCCTGCTTCATTGGCGCGCTGAAGTTCGTCGCCGGGCAGAAGAAGCTGAAGGTCGACGACACGACCACCGTCACCGCGACGGTCGGCATCGGCCCGCGCGAGGACGGCAAGGGCTTCGGCCTGGAAATCGCGCTCAGCGTCTCGATCCCGACGCTCGATCGCGCGACGGCGGAGGCGCTGGTCGCCGAGGCCGACGTGGTCTGCCCCTATTCGCACCTCGCTCATAACGGCGCGAAGGTCGCCCTGTCGGTCGCCTGA
- a CDS encoding MarR family winged helix-turn-helix transcriptional regulator, giving the protein MSHHPLTLDDQLCFAVYSAGIAINRAYRPLLDELGITYPQYLVLLALWEQDGQTIGAIADRLGLESSTITPLVKRLEVGGLLSRERNPLDERQVIVRLTGEGWAMRERSVCLGERLLEKSGMTIAGLQRLNADVKALRDAMAE; this is encoded by the coding sequence ATGAGCCACCATCCCCTGACGCTCGACGATCAGCTGTGTTTCGCGGTCTATTCGGCCGGGATCGCGATCAACCGCGCCTACCGCCCGTTGCTCGACGAGCTAGGCATCACCTACCCGCAATATCTCGTGCTGCTGGCGCTGTGGGAGCAGGACGGCCAGACGATCGGCGCGATCGCGGACCGGCTCGGGCTCGAATCGAGCACGATCACGCCGCTGGTGAAGCGGCTGGAGGTGGGCGGGCTGTTATCGCGCGAGCGTAACCCGTTGGACGAGCGGCAGGTGATCGTGCGGCTCACTGGAGAGGGCTGGGCGATGCGCGAGCGGAGCGTGTGCCTGGGCGAGCGGCTGCTGGAGAAATCCGGCATGACCATTGCCGGGCTGCAACGCCTTAACGCCGACGTGAAGGCGCTGAGGGACGCGATGGCGGAGTAG
- a CDS encoding beta-glucosidase — translation MRVTRSALRSALLAGIALGLSASALAKAPAQPWSNRTLPPEARAAALVKAMTQDEKLQLVRTWFPPLATGKPGAPTDMIPSAGEMVGIPRLGIPTLRESDASLGVANQVEQRKGDTATALPASLATAASFDPEVAYEGGAMIGAEARAKRFNVLLAGGTNLTRDPWGGRDFEYLGEDPLLSGILVGAHIKGVESNHIVSTIKHYVLNAQETGRMVYDARIGQAALHESDLLAFEIGIENGRPGSVMCSYNIINGDHGCENHETLTNVLRGDWGYKGFVMSDWGAVHSTEKAANAGLDQDSGAELDDGDWFREKLRAAIAKGTVPQARLDSMVTHILTGVIQSGLYDDPSPQTVQPIDTDAHALIAQKAAEEGIVLLRNEGDVLPLAATAKKVVIIGGHADVGVLSGGGSSQVRSTGGVPIEIPLKGGPAASFSRTTWHNSSPLRAVQALNPQATVTYIDGSDPAAAAAAAKSADIALIFATQWRTEAEDITTLALPDDQDALIEAVAAANPKTAVVLETGGPVLMPWLNKVPAVLAAWYPGQKGGEAIANILFGKVNPSGRLPITFPKAARQAPRPEPVGLDIIAKNDAASNAGSPGGAAQSFPVEYPEGADVGYRWYAKKGETPLFPFGYGLSYTHFAYANLKVTGGATLTVSFDVTNSGKVAGADVPQLYVTPPAGGAQARLAGFERVTLKPGETRHVTLTAERRTLSTWDEAARDWHLAGGRYAVAIGKHAGDATLKGEATLADATYKP, via the coding sequence ATGCGCGTGACCCGATCTGCCCTGCGTTCCGCCCTGCTCGCGGGAATCGCGCTCGGCCTTTCCGCCTCGGCGCTCGCCAAGGCGCCTGCCCAGCCGTGGAGCAACCGCACGCTCCCGCCCGAGGCGCGCGCCGCCGCGCTGGTGAAGGCGATGACGCAGGACGAGAAGCTGCAACTGGTCCGCACCTGGTTCCCGCCGCTCGCCACCGGCAAGCCGGGCGCGCCCACCGACATGATCCCGTCGGCGGGCGAGATGGTCGGCATCCCGCGTCTCGGCATCCCGACGCTCCGCGAAAGCGACGCGAGCCTCGGCGTCGCCAACCAGGTGGAGCAGCGCAAGGGCGACACCGCCACTGCGCTGCCCGCCAGCCTCGCCACCGCCGCCAGCTTCGACCCGGAAGTCGCCTATGAAGGCGGCGCGATGATCGGCGCGGAGGCGCGCGCCAAGCGCTTCAACGTGCTGCTGGCCGGCGGCACCAATCTCACCCGTGATCCGTGGGGCGGGCGCGATTTCGAATATCTGGGCGAGGACCCGCTCCTCTCCGGCATCCTCGTCGGCGCGCATATCAAGGGCGTGGAGAGCAACCACATCGTCTCGACGATCAAGCATTACGTCCTGAACGCGCAGGAGACCGGCCGCATGGTCTACGACGCGCGGATCGGGCAGGCGGCGCTGCACGAAAGCGACCTGCTCGCCTTCGAGATCGGCATCGAGAATGGCCGCCCCGGATCGGTGATGTGCTCCTACAACATCATCAACGGCGATCATGGCTGCGAGAACCACGAGACGCTCACCAACGTGCTGCGCGGCGACTGGGGCTACAAGGGCTTCGTGATGTCCGACTGGGGTGCCGTCCACTCGACCGAGAAGGCGGCAAACGCCGGTCTCGATCAGGATTCGGGCGCCGAGCTGGATGACGGCGACTGGTTCCGCGAGAAATTGCGCGCGGCGATCGCCAAGGGCACCGTCCCGCAGGCGCGGCTCGATTCGATGGTGACGCACATCCTCACCGGCGTGATCCAGAGCGGCCTGTACGACGATCCCTCGCCGCAGACCGTCCAGCCGATCGACACCGACGCGCACGCGCTGATTGCGCAGAAGGCGGCCGAGGAAGGTATCGTCCTGCTGCGCAACGAAGGCGACGTGCTGCCGCTGGCGGCGACCGCGAAGAAGGTCGTGATCATCGGCGGCCATGCCGATGTCGGCGTGCTATCGGGCGGCGGCTCTTCACAGGTGCGCTCGACCGGCGGCGTGCCGATCGAGATCCCGCTGAAGGGCGGCCCCGCAGCCTCCTTCTCGCGCACGACGTGGCACAATTCGTCGCCGCTGCGCGCCGTGCAGGCGTTGAACCCGCAAGCGACCGTCACCTATATCGACGGCAGCGATCCTGCGGCCGCTGCTGCTGCGGCCAAGTCGGCCGACATCGCGCTGATCTTCGCGACCCAGTGGCGCACCGAGGCGGAGGACATCACCACCCTCGCCCTCCCCGACGATCAGGATGCGCTGATCGAGGCGGTAGCCGCCGCCAATCCGAAGACGGCAGTGGTGCTGGAAACCGGCGGCCCGGTGCTGATGCCCTGGCTGAACAAGGTGCCGGCGGTGCTCGCCGCCTGGTATCCGGGCCAGAAGGGCGGCGAGGCGATCGCCAACATCCTGTTCGGCAAGGTGAACCCGTCGGGCCGCCTGCCGATCACCTTCCCCAAGGCGGCACGCCAAGCCCCCCGGCCCGAACCGGTCGGCCTCGACATCATCGCCAAGAACGACGCCGCCTCCAACGCCGGATCCCCTGGCGGTGCCGCGCAGAGCTTCCCCGTGGAATATCCGGAAGGCGCCGACGTCGGCTATCGCTGGTACGCGAAAAAGGGGGAAACGCCGCTCTTCCCGTTCGGCTACGGCCTCTCCTACACCCACTTCGCTTACGCCAATCTGAAGGTGACCGGCGGTGCGACGCTGACCGTCTCGTTCGACGTCACCAACAGCGGCAAGGTGGCGGGCGCCGACGTGCCCCAGCTTTACGTCACGCCCCCGGCCGGTGGCGCGCAGGCGCGCCTCGCCGGTTTCGAGCGCGTGACGCTGAAGCCGGGCGAGACCCGCCACGTAACGCTCACCGCCGAGCGCCGGACGCTCTCGACCTGGGATGAGGCGGCGCGCGACTGGCACCTCGCCGGAGGCCGCTATGCCGTCGCGATCGGCAAGCATGCCGGCGACGCGACGCTCAAGGGCGAAGCGACGCTGGCGGATGCGACGTACAAGCCGTGA